One stretch of Chryseobacterium indologenes DNA includes these proteins:
- a CDS encoding DUF2911 domain-containing protein — MKKLLVAVCISVSGFALAQDYSVPAVSPRQKVEQQFSMSKISIDYGRPGVKGRKIFGELVPYGQVWRAGANSSTKITFGQTVNFGGKNVPAGTYGLFIIPTEKEWKVILNKDFQQWGAYTYDPKQDVVDVTVPVNKLADKQEWFEITLNPTDENSGNLVIKWDMNQAEIPLKPAKLDTVIKISDKLKEIQRIESESNKKG; from the coding sequence GTGAAAAAGTTATTAGTAGCAGTTTGTATTTCAGTTTCAGGGTTTGCTTTAGCACAGGATTACTCCGTACCGGCAGTAAGTCCGCGTCAGAAAGTAGAACAGCAGTTTTCTATGTCTAAAATTTCCATCGACTACGGGAGACCGGGAGTAAAAGGCCGTAAGATTTTTGGAGAACTGGTTCCTTATGGCCAGGTTTGGAGAGCAGGAGCTAACTCATCTACAAAAATCACATTTGGTCAGACCGTTAATTTTGGCGGGAAAAATGTGCCGGCAGGAACTTACGGATTATTCATTATTCCTACTGAGAAAGAATGGAAAGTAATTTTGAATAAAGATTTTCAGCAATGGGGAGCTTACACCTATGATCCTAAACAGGATGTAGTAGATGTTACTGTGCCGGTAAATAAACTGGCAGACAAGCAGGAGTGGTTTGAAATTACCCTGAACCCAACAGATGAAAACTCAGGAAATCTTGTGATCAAATGGGATATGAATCAGGCTGAAATTCCGTTGAAACCAGCGAAATTAGATACGGTAATCAAGATTTCTGATAAATTGAAAGAAATCCAGAGAATAGAATCAGAATCTAACAAAAAAGGCTAA
- a CDS encoding GNAT family N-acetyltransferase, producing MNFSVQPVLENEEFQLIPLQQGDFESLYEVASDPKVWEQHPNKDRYQREVFESFFRGAMESNGAFKIVEKATGDVLGSSRYYNFDENDNHIFIGYTFYGTKSWGKGINPKVKKLMLDYIFQYVDKVHFHIGKENFRSQKALERLGGIKIAEEEVAYFAEPTRTNFVYEIKKEDWI from the coding sequence ATGAATTTTTCTGTTCAGCCTGTTTTAGAGAATGAAGAATTTCAATTAATCCCCTTACAGCAAGGGGATTTTGAATCTTTATATGAAGTGGCATCGGACCCTAAAGTATGGGAACAGCATCCTAACAAAGACCGCTATCAAAGAGAAGTCTTTGAAAGCTTTTTCAGAGGTGCAATGGAAAGTAACGGAGCCTTTAAAATTGTTGAAAAAGCAACCGGAGATGTATTGGGAAGCAGCCGTTATTATAATTTTGATGAAAATGATAACCATATTTTCATAGGCTATACTTTCTATGGAACAAAGTCCTGGGGAAAAGGAATCAATCCTAAGGTGAAGAAACTGATGCTGGATTATATCTTTCAATATGTAGATAAAGTTCATTTCCATATCGGAAAAGAAAATTTCCGCTCACAGAAAGCATTGGAAAGACTTGGCGGGATAAAAATTGCTGAAGAAGAAGTGGCTTATTTTGCTGAACCTACAAGAACCAATTTTGTATATGAAATCAAAAAAGAAGATTGGATATGA
- a CDS encoding cupin domain-containing protein, translating into MKKYKIQQSPFVVPTTDGKLIEEHWGNSTGNSNISIAHMVAPPDWSEPHQTPEFDEFTYIISGKKQFEIDGEIVVLEKGSSILIEKGARIRYSNPFTEPCEYIAICLPAFSMELVNREVEGVD; encoded by the coding sequence ATGAAAAAATATAAAATTCAGCAATCCCCATTTGTAGTTCCTACTACAGACGGAAAACTGATTGAAGAACACTGGGGGAATTCTACAGGAAATTCTAATATTTCCATTGCTCACATGGTAGCACCTCCGGATTGGAGTGAGCCTCATCAAACCCCGGAGTTTGATGAATTTACCTATATTATTTCTGGTAAAAAACAATTTGAGATCGATGGAGAAATTGTAGTCCTTGAAAAAGGAAGCAGTATCCTTATTGAAAAAGGAGCAAGAATCCGTTATAGCAACCCATTTACAGAACCTTGTGAATATATTGCGATCTGTCTGCCCGCATTTTCTATGGAGTTGGTAAACAGGGAAGTAGAAGGAGTGGATTAG
- a CDS encoding PEGA domain-containing protein yields the protein MKNNLSIVLLLGIALSTTSCATIFTGTSDKITFNSSPEGAKVIHKGEEKCVTPCTAPISRSLSKQIVTIEKEGFSSQEIKLDKNFNAVTLLNILFGGAIGVGIDAATGSLTKYSTKKYEVELEAKQQ from the coding sequence ATGAAGAACAATCTATCAATTGTATTATTGTTAGGAATCGCGCTTTCCACCACTTCCTGCGCGACTATTTTTACAGGAACCAGTGATAAAATTACTTTCAATTCCAGTCCGGAAGGAGCTAAAGTAATCCATAAAGGAGAAGAGAAATGCGTAACACCTTGTACAGCCCCTATTTCAAGATCATTAAGTAAGCAAATCGTTACGATTGAAAAAGAAGGTTTCAGTTCACAGGAAATAAAACTGGATAAGAATTTTAATGCAGTCACCCTTCTTAATATCCTTTTTGGAGGTGCCATTGGAGTGGGTATTGACGCTGCAACCGGCTCTCTGACGAAATATTCTACTAAGAAGTATGAGGTTGAATTAGAAGCTAAACAACAATAA
- a CDS encoding dienelactone hydrolase family protein: protein MIRSILLTASMIASGSLLSQNLKTVSYQDGSQKLNGLVTSNAGKKLPGVLILPAWKGIDEEAKTAALELEKQGYIAFIADIYGEGKIPANNEEAAKSSGYYKKNYAEYQKRISLALEQLKKNGAISDKTAVIGYCFGGTGALESARGNLPVTGVVSIHGSLGRDQSRKNEKLNAKILVENPADDKSVTPEDYSNLIKEMNEGNADWQIITYAHSKHTFTDPKSPDYNETMAKRAWNHTLMFLKEILK, encoded by the coding sequence ATGATACGTTCAATCTTATTAACAGCATCAATGATCGCTTCAGGAAGCCTTCTCAGTCAAAATCTTAAAACGGTTTCCTATCAGGATGGTTCACAAAAGCTGAATGGCTTAGTCACATCCAATGCAGGAAAAAAACTTCCCGGAGTTCTGATTCTACCTGCATGGAAAGGAATTGATGAAGAAGCTAAAACAGCAGCCCTTGAACTTGAAAAACAAGGTTATATTGCTTTTATTGCAGATATTTATGGAGAAGGAAAAATTCCGGCTAATAATGAAGAAGCAGCCAAAAGTTCAGGATATTATAAAAAAAATTATGCAGAATATCAAAAAAGAATTTCACTGGCATTAGAACAGCTGAAAAAGAACGGAGCGATTTCTGATAAAACTGCTGTTATTGGATATTGTTTTGGTGGAACAGGTGCCTTGGAATCTGCCAGAGGAAATTTACCTGTTACGGGAGTAGTTTCTATTCATGGAAGTTTGGGAAGAGACCAAAGCAGAAAAAATGAAAAATTAAATGCTAAAATTCTGGTTGAAAACCCAGCGGATGATAAGAGCGTAACACCTGAAGATTACAGTAACCTCATCAAAGAAATGAATGAAGGAAATGCAGACTGGCAGATCATTACCTATGCTCATTCCAAACATACTTTCACCGATCCAAAATCACCGGATTATAATGAAACAATGGCCAAAAGAGCCTGGAATCACACCTTGATGTTTCTGAAGGAAATCCTGAAGTAA
- a CDS encoding HAD family hydrolase yields MKIKNIIFDFGGVLMDWNPRYFFKDYFKDDEKMEYFLENIAQDEWNIEQDRGRSLSEGTEIQVKKFPEWEKEIRAFYDNWTVMLKSDIPQNVDVLKQLKNTDYQLFGLTNWSEETFPYALENYDFFQLFDGKIVVSGTEKLIKPDPKIWHVLLERYNIQAEESIFIDDNLKNIEMAQSLGFKTIHVYPETDLKQELAHLGVEL; encoded by the coding sequence ATGAAAATTAAAAATATAATATTTGATTTCGGAGGGGTTTTGATGGATTGGAATCCGAGATATTTCTTTAAAGATTATTTCAAGGATGACGAGAAAATGGAATATTTTTTGGAAAATATTGCTCAAGATGAGTGGAATATTGAACAGGACAGAGGAAGAAGCCTTTCGGAAGGTACAGAAATCCAGGTGAAGAAATTCCCGGAATGGGAAAAGGAAATCAGAGCTTTTTATGACAACTGGACGGTGATGCTGAAAAGTGATATTCCTCAGAATGTTGACGTTTTAAAACAATTAAAAAATACAGATTATCAGCTATTCGGATTAACCAACTGGTCGGAGGAAACTTTTCCCTATGCTTTGGAAAACTATGATTTCTTCCAGCTTTTTGATGGGAAAATTGTAGTTTCAGGGACAGAAAAACTGATTAAACCTGATCCTAAAATCTGGCATGTTTTATTGGAAAGATATAATATTCAGGCAGAAGAATCTATTTTTATAGATGATAATCTGAAGAATATTGAAATGGCACAATCACTAGGCTTCAAGACCATTCATGTTTACCCGGAAACAGATCTGAAGCAGGAACTGGCTCATCTGGGTGTTGAACTGTGA
- a CDS encoding type I restriction enzyme HsdR N-terminal domain-containing protein, with translation MELPKLNFQETFDFKFKKDKDKFFIYDLVRKTYLLLTPEEWVRQHWIHYYLTVKSYATSALITEKKIVLNGLTKRIDLLVTEKTEPVILIECKAPQIKLTEKTFEQTARYNSIIGAKEIILTNGLQHINAYYENEQYVFYRPD, from the coding sequence ATGGAACTTCCAAAACTGAATTTTCAGGAAACTTTTGATTTTAAATTCAAGAAAGACAAAGATAAGTTTTTTATTTATGATTTGGTTCGTAAAACTTATCTTCTGCTCACTCCTGAAGAATGGGTAAGACAACACTGGATACACTATTATCTTACTGTAAAATCCTACGCTACATCGGCTTTAATTACTGAGAAAAAAATTGTTCTCAATGGTCTTACCAAAAGAATTGATCTTTTAGTTACTGAAAAAACGGAACCTGTCATTCTGATTGAATGTAAAGCCCCACAAATCAAACTAACAGAGAAAACATTTGAGCAGACTGCCCGATATAATTCTATTATAGGCGCTAAAGAAATTATTTTAACCAACGGCCTACAACATATTAATGCTTATTATGAAAATGAGCAATATGTATTTTATAGACCTGACTAA
- the holA gene encoding DNA polymerase III subunit delta — protein sequence MKELDLILKNIKNKEVLPIYFFHGEEAYFIDVAVKAFEHNFLEEDEKAFNQTVTYGKDTSYQEVLSLARQFPMMGDKQVIIVKEAQDLKFNEEENRILDAYVENPVPSTVLVFAHKHKKLDSRKKAAKALDKAKALFLSESVKESNLPKWISDECTKLNIKTAPNISHLLAEYLGNDLSRITNELNKLKIILKEGEVLDGTIVENHIGISKEYNIFELQKALGTKNANAAFKIAHFMGKNPKNNPFVMMLASLYNYFSNVIMYQTMAGQPPQTIASQMGVNPYFVKDYAESARLYPLKHATRVISILREFDMKGKGLGAVNMGEAELIKELVYKIINVDKIKMKV from the coding sequence ATGAAAGAATTAGATTTAATCCTCAAAAATATTAAAAATAAAGAAGTTTTACCGATTTATTTTTTTCACGGAGAAGAAGCCTACTTTATTGATGTTGCCGTAAAAGCCTTTGAACATAACTTTTTGGAAGAAGATGAAAAAGCCTTCAACCAAACGGTTACGTACGGAAAAGATACTTCTTATCAGGAGGTTCTTTCCTTGGCAAGGCAGTTTCCTATGATGGGAGATAAGCAGGTAATTATCGTAAAAGAAGCCCAGGATCTTAAATTCAATGAAGAGGAAAACAGAATTCTGGATGCTTACGTTGAAAACCCTGTTCCTTCTACAGTATTGGTTTTTGCGCATAAACATAAAAAGCTGGACAGCAGAAAAAAGGCAGCTAAAGCTTTAGACAAGGCTAAGGCACTTTTCCTGAGTGAATCTGTAAAAGAAAGTAATCTGCCCAAATGGATTTCTGATGAATGCACTAAACTTAACATCAAGACCGCTCCTAATATTTCCCATCTTTTAGCGGAATATTTGGGAAATGATCTTTCAAGAATTACCAATGAACTGAACAAACTTAAGATCATTCTTAAAGAAGGGGAAGTACTGGATGGAACCATTGTCGAAAACCATATTGGAATCAGCAAAGAATACAACATTTTTGAGCTTCAGAAAGCTTTGGGAACAAAAAATGCCAATGCAGCCTTTAAAATTGCCCATTTTATGGGTAAAAATCCCAAAAATAATCCCTTTGTAATGATGCTGGCAAGTCTTTACAATTATTTTTCCAATGTGATTATGTACCAGACGATGGCAGGACAGCCACCACAAACCATAGCCTCACAAATGGGAGTAAATCCTTATTTTGTTAAAGATTATGCGGAAAGTGCAAGGCTATATCCTTTAAAACATGCCACAAGAGTTATTTCTATCTTAAGAGAATTTGACATGAAAGGAAAAGGATTGGGTGCCGTGAATATGGGAGAGGCAGAATTGATTAAAGAATTGGTATATAAGATCATCAATGTGGATAAAATTAAAATGAAGGTTTGA
- the trxB gene encoding thioredoxin-disulfide reductase gives MEQNILDCVIVGSGPSGFTAAIYAARADLKPELYTGLEPGGQLTTTTEVDNFPGYPAGITGPEMMMDLQKQAERFETKVHYEMITKAEFSKEVGGVHKLYAGNKEILAKSVIISTGATAKYLGLEDEKKYAGGGVSACATCDGFFYRGKDVVVVGAGDTAAEEATYLAKLCRKVTLLVRKDVFRASKAMVHRVENTPNIEVKFHHELIGIEGENSLVERAVIINNQTQETSTVDVEGIFIAIGHKPNTDIFVGQVDLDENGYIVTEKGSSRTNLPGVFAAGDVQDHIYRQAITAAGSGCMAAMDAEKYLAELH, from the coding sequence ATGGAGCAAAACATTTTAGATTGTGTGATCGTTGGATCTGGACCTTCTGGTTTCACAGCTGCTATTTATGCAGCAAGAGCAGACTTAAAGCCTGAATTGTATACAGGTTTGGAGCCGGGCGGACAATTAACTACAACTACTGAGGTTGATAACTTTCCAGGATATCCAGCAGGGATTACAGGCCCTGAAATGATGATGGATCTGCAAAAACAGGCAGAAAGATTTGAAACCAAAGTGCATTACGAAATGATCACTAAAGCTGAGTTCTCAAAAGAAGTGGGCGGTGTTCACAAATTATATGCTGGAAATAAAGAGATTTTAGCAAAATCAGTAATCATTTCTACAGGAGCTACAGCAAAATACTTAGGTCTTGAAGATGAGAAAAAATATGCAGGAGGCGGAGTTTCTGCGTGTGCTACATGCGACGGATTTTTCTACAGAGGAAAAGATGTAGTAGTAGTAGGAGCAGGAGATACAGCTGCTGAAGAAGCCACTTATCTTGCTAAATTGTGCAGAAAGGTAACTTTATTAGTGAGAAAGGATGTCTTCAGAGCTTCAAAAGCGATGGTACACAGAGTAGAAAACACTCCGAATATCGAAGTGAAATTCCACCACGAACTTATCGGCATTGAAGGAGAAAACAGCTTAGTAGAAAGAGCGGTCATTATCAATAACCAGACTCAGGAAACTTCTACGGTAGATGTTGAAGGAATTTTCATCGCTATCGGTCACAAACCGAATACAGATATCTTCGTAGGGCAAGTAGATCTTGATGAGAACGGATATATTGTAACTGAAAAAGGTTCTTCCAGAACAAATCTTCCTGGGGTTTTTGCTGCCGGTGATGTTCAGGATCATATCTACAGACAGGCTATTACAGCTGCAGGAAGCGGATGTATGGCTGCGATGGATGCAGAAAAATATTTAGCTGAATTACACTAA
- a CDS encoding VOC family protein, translating into MKKVTAIGGIFFKCKDPEQVNNWYKTHLGVETSPYGAKFDWRQAESDKKGYTLWSPFKESTQYFEPSEKDFMINYHVENIEALVEELKKEGVTILDEISMYEYGKFVHIMDPEGNKIELFEPAGE; encoded by the coding sequence ATGAAAAAAGTAACTGCAATAGGAGGGATTTTCTTTAAATGCAAAGATCCGGAACAGGTAAACAATTGGTATAAAACCCATCTTGGAGTGGAAACCAGCCCTTATGGAGCCAAATTTGACTGGAGACAAGCCGAATCTGATAAAAAAGGATACACATTATGGAGTCCGTTTAAAGAGTCTACTCAATATTTTGAACCTTCTGAAAAGGATTTTATGATCAATTATCATGTGGAGAATATTGAAGCACTGGTAGAAGAATTAAAAAAGGAGGGCGTTACAATCCTGGATGAGATTTCAATGTATGAATACGGAAAATTTGTTCATATTATGGACCCTGAAGGGAACAAGATAGAATTGTTTGAACCGGCAGGAGAGTAG
- a CDS encoding helix-turn-helix domain-containing protein, with protein MQEIFKTFRPQSSILQKYVDYYYLDIKNNNIVNEFQCFPHFNNSISLYRSHIRLKNGEVVYDETAKPCQIFTPIREKVLHVKQTGKVHRIVVVFHPLGIHQFYENLDFSDYITDHEFFTQYELDEVFSATETEIQGSLLDGFLEKRFRRFEHLILEKSIDYIFNHYENFSVEAFSRKIGFSRQHINRLFQAYLGVSVKKFNEIVLFRQTINKKLFENPDRSFTELAHEFNFNDQSHFNKTYKNLTENSPKSFFSKGTVLGQEDTFWHLLPSIIMFHFYNFL; from the coding sequence ATGCAGGAAATTTTTAAAACATTCAGACCTCAAAGCTCTATTCTCCAAAAATATGTTGACTATTATTATCTGGACATTAAAAATAATAATATCGTCAATGAATTCCAGTGTTTTCCACATTTCAATAATTCAATTTCTCTTTACCGATCTCATATTCGTTTAAAGAACGGAGAGGTGGTGTATGATGAAACCGCAAAACCTTGTCAGATTTTTACGCCTATCCGGGAAAAAGTTCTGCATGTAAAACAAACCGGAAAAGTGCATAGAATTGTAGTGGTATTTCATCCTTTGGGAATTCATCAGTTTTATGAGAATCTGGATTTTTCAGATTATATCACAGATCATGAATTTTTTACACAGTATGAATTAGATGAAGTTTTCTCAGCAACAGAAACTGAGATTCAAGGAAGTCTATTAGACGGGTTTCTTGAGAAAAGATTCAGGAGATTTGAACATCTCATCCTTGAGAAGTCTATTGATTATATTTTCAATCATTACGAAAACTTTTCGGTGGAGGCTTTTTCCAGGAAGATTGGTTTTAGCCGGCAGCATATAAATAGGCTTTTTCAAGCCTATTTAGGTGTTTCTGTTAAAAAATTCAATGAAATTGTTCTTTTCAGACAGACCATTAATAAAAAACTATTTGAAAACCCTGACCGCAGCTTTACGGAGTTGGCCCACGAGTTTAATTTCAACGATCAGTCTCATTTCAATAAAACGTATAAAAACCTTACTGAAAATTCTCCAAAATCCTTTTTTTCAAAAGGAACGGTTCTGGGTCAGGAAGATACCTTCTGGCATTTGTTGCCTTCTATCATAATGTTCCATTTTTACAATTTTTTATGA
- a CDS encoding alpha/beta hydrolase-fold protein, which produces MRYGIMMFLILFSLFVEAQENYSAFTEKASEIMEESKDETGYRKAFDLYEKAFKTFPESMDNEGLYNASILASKLKSNDKAFQYLILLSSVKGTGNSFPGWSYILDEDAEKEYKNLLSDPRWNALKQNAEKYKTQFYNELQEKENEFYGVNKNNLKEIRDPEILYKEIRNFNPYQPKKDRDYSIAFKISDSAKTSFFIHLPTNYSPQKKYTLLFFLHGAVRNNELIDYQLADWNLSGWNRYYKKYADQNEVIIVFPRASKQYNWMLSDDGFFMIPEMLKQIKKTINIDDNKVFIAGHSNGATGSFSYLMKQPSQFAGFYGFNAYPKVFTGGTFVENIKNRSFINFSTDKDYYYPPNANDDFSKLMKGIKADYQEFRYNGFPHWFPQFDESEPAYQIIFKDLNARKRNPFPKEISWEFDDERYGNIDWISNIKLDTLKQKAGWHKELNFKINKWLAYDDNDSLKVQNVDKKAFDFPRKSGRIKAEYEHNVFRIETSNVKSFSINISPETVDLRQKVKVYVNGKLYFDKKINYNHEYLLENFLKTQDREQVWVNYIDVKI; this is translated from the coding sequence ATGAGATATGGTATAATGATGTTTCTGATTCTTTTTAGTCTTTTTGTAGAAGCACAGGAAAATTACTCTGCATTCACTGAAAAAGCATCCGAAATAATGGAGGAGTCTAAAGATGAGACAGGGTATAGAAAAGCTTTTGATCTGTATGAAAAGGCGTTCAAAACTTTCCCTGAAAGTATGGATAATGAAGGATTGTATAATGCATCCATTCTGGCTTCAAAACTGAAAAGTAATGATAAGGCATTTCAATATCTTATATTGCTTTCCTCAGTAAAAGGTACTGGGAATAGCTTTCCTGGATGGAGTTATATTCTTGATGAGGATGCTGAAAAAGAATATAAGAATTTGCTGTCAGACCCAAGGTGGAATGCGTTGAAGCAAAATGCTGAAAAATACAAAACGCAGTTTTATAATGAATTGCAGGAAAAAGAAAATGAATTTTATGGTGTTAATAAGAATAATCTGAAGGAAATTAGAGACCCTGAAATTTTGTACAAAGAGATCAGAAATTTCAATCCTTACCAACCGAAAAAGGATAGAGATTATTCTATTGCATTCAAGATCAGTGACTCTGCTAAAACCTCATTTTTTATTCATTTGCCTACCAATTATAGCCCTCAGAAGAAATATACCCTGCTATTTTTTCTTCATGGAGCGGTAAGAAATAATGAATTGATCGATTATCAGCTGGCTGACTGGAATTTAAGTGGCTGGAACAGGTATTATAAAAAATATGCGGATCAGAATGAGGTGATTATAGTTTTTCCAAGGGCCAGCAAACAATATAACTGGATGTTGTCTGATGATGGATTTTTTATGATTCCGGAAATGCTTAAACAGATTAAAAAGACGATTAATATTGATGATAACAAAGTTTTCATTGCGGGGCATTCAAACGGGGCAACAGGTTCTTTTTCTTACCTGATGAAACAGCCCAGCCAGTTTGCCGGGTTTTATGGATTTAATGCTTATCCTAAAGTTTTTACCGGTGGAACGTTTGTGGAGAATATTAAAAACCGTTCGTTTATCAATTTTTCAACCGATAAGGATTATTATTATCCGCCAAACGCAAATGATGATTTTTCGAAACTGATGAAGGGAATAAAGGCTGATTACCAGGAGTTCCGTTACAATGGATTTCCACACTGGTTTCCTCAGTTTGATGAATCTGAACCGGCCTATCAGATTATTTTTAAAGACCTGAATGCCCGAAAAAGAAATCCATTCCCAAAAGAAATTTCATGGGAATTTGATGATGAAAGATATGGAAATATAGACTGGATTTCTAATATAAAACTAGATACCCTCAAACAGAAGGCAGGTTGGCATAAAGAACTGAATTTTAAGATCAATAAATGGCTGGCTTATGATGATAATGATAGTTTGAAGGTTCAGAACGTAGATAAAAAAGCATTTGATTTTCCAAGGAAATCAGGGAGAATAAAAGCGGAGTATGAGCATAATGTTTTCAGGATTGAAACATCCAATGTTAAGTCCTTTTCGATCAATATCTCACCGGAAACAGTGGATTTGAGACAAAAAGTAAAAGTGTATGTCAACGGAAAACTGTATTTCGACAAAAAAATAAACTATAACCATGAATACTTACTTGAGAACTTTTTAAAAACTCAGGACCGGGAGCAAGTCTGGGTGAATTATATTGATGTTAAAATATAA
- a CDS encoding VOC family protein encodes MSIPFEAGINIAIKIPKNKYEKTVAFYRDILKLPVEEKKIDNPTVSRTHEVKFGHNIIWLDCVDNYTHSETWLQLTVPNVEEATQYLQSKGVETCDEIEELPEDMHWITDPAGTVFNLQQTLYTDYG; translated from the coding sequence ATGAGCATCCCATTTGAAGCAGGAATCAATATTGCCATTAAAATTCCGAAGAATAAATATGAGAAGACTGTTGCTTTTTACAGAGATATTTTAAAGTTACCAGTAGAAGAAAAGAAAATTGATAACCCCACGGTTTCCAGAACCCATGAGGTGAAGTTTGGTCATAATATTATCTGGTTAGACTGTGTGGATAATTATACGCATTCCGAAACCTGGCTTCAACTGACGGTTCCTAATGTGGAAGAAGCTACACAATATTTACAATCAAAAGGTGTGGAAACCTGTGATGAAATTGAAGAACTTCCTGAAGATATGCATTGGATCACAGATCCGGCAGGGACGGTGTTTAATTTACAGCAAACTTTATATACTGATTATGGATAG
- a CDS encoding ferritin-like domain-containing protein, whose protein sequence is MATKTVTKKAASAKSTPAKKTVKTPAKKNAAKELRDLFEDGMKDIYWAEKALVKALPKMFKNATDKKLKTAIENHLMETQIHVKRLEECFKSIKKKAQAKKCDAMQGLLDEGKSIMEETKPGSVRDAGIIAAAQKVEHYEIATYGTLAAYAKILKENVCLKNFLATLNEEKKCDKLLTKVADIGLNSKAL, encoded by the coding sequence ATGGCAACAAAAACAGTAACAAAAAAAGCAGCTTCAGCTAAATCTACACCGGCTAAAAAAACAGTAAAAACTCCTGCAAAGAAAAATGCAGCAAAAGAACTGAGAGATCTATTTGAAGATGGAATGAAAGACATTTATTGGGCTGAAAAGGCTTTGGTAAAAGCATTACCAAAAATGTTTAAAAATGCAACAGACAAAAAACTTAAAACAGCCATTGAAAATCACCTGATGGAAACACAAATACACGTTAAAAGGCTTGAAGAGTGTTTTAAATCCATCAAAAAAAAGGCACAGGCGAAGAAATGTGATGCCATGCAGGGTCTATTGGACGAAGGTAAAAGCATCATGGAAGAAACAAAGCCCGGATCTGTAAGGGATGCTGGAATCATTGCTGCGGCACAAAAGGTAGAGCATTATGAAATCGCCACCTATGGAACGCTTGCAGCCTATGCAAAAATTCTAAAAGAAAATGTATGCCTTAAGAATTTCCTAGCCACTCTTAATGAAGAAAAAAAATGTGATAAACTCCTGACAAAAGTTGCTGATATAGGATTAAACAGTAAGGCATTATAG
- a CDS encoding bacteriocin-like protein, translated as MKNLKKIHRQEMKTIKGGINCPGGQICLINGKWQCMPYDGCGGGNQP; from the coding sequence ATGAAAAATTTAAAAAAAATCCACAGACAGGAAATGAAAACAATTAAAGGTGGTATCAACTGCCCAGGTGGCCAAATATGCCTGATTAACGGAAAATGGCAATGTATGCCATACGATGGATGTGGAGGCGGAAATCAACCTTAA
- a CDS encoding bacteriocin-like protein, translating to MKNCKKISRDQLKSINGGAVSCSEACCPPPGIKRCPWVYCVAPCDILS from the coding sequence ATGAAAAATTGTAAAAAAATTTCAAGAGATCAGCTGAAGAGCATCAATGGAGGTGCCGTAAGCTGTTCAGAAGCATGTTGCCCACCTCCGGGAATAAAAAGATGTCCTTGGGTCTATTGTGTAGCACCCTGTGATATACTAAGCTAA